GCTTCGCTACGCACCGTGCTGACGCACGCCCTTCGCATGCCTCACGCAAGGGATCTCTGAAACCATCGTTTCTCTGTTTGTTATGCAAAGTTTAAGCTTGTAAGTACTTGTATTTCAAGCTTAAACAAGGTAAAGACATCATTGCAAAGGTCATCTGCGTGAGGGGCATGAAGCATGCCCGCAAGGGCAGTACGAAGCGCAGCGAAGTACCGTAGCGAAGCGCAGTGCGGAATGCCCCGACCCTTGCGCAGCAAGGGGCACGCCCAAAACAATAAAAAAATTATTTTTTAGAAATGCGTACTTTTGTATCGTGAAAAAACTACCTATTGGCATACAAAGCTTTGAGAAAATTCGCACGCAAAACTACATCTATGTTGACAAAACTCCATTCATAGAGAAGATGCTCAACACGGCACCTTACTTGTTTCTTTCTCGCCCTCGTAGGTTTGGCAAGTCATTGTTAGTAGATACGCTCAAATGTTTGTTTGAGGGCAAAAAAGAGCTCTTTCAAGGACTGTACATTTATGATAAATGGGATTGGAATACAAAATATCCTGTCATCCGTTTAGATTTTGTACCTGATAAATACACCGATCCTCAAACTTTATCTCAAAAGTTCACTTTTCTGTTCAAAGAATTGTATAACTATCATCAAATTCCGTATTTTGAAGACACTTTGCACAGTAATCAGTTTCAACATTTGATTAAGGAAGTGTATAAGAAGTACGGTCAAAAAGTAGTGATACTGATAGATGAATACGATAAGCCGATAATAGATTGTTTGACCGAAGTAGAGGTAGCCAAAGCTAATCGTATGTTGTTAAGAAGTGTGTATAGTGTTATCAAAGGTTCAGATGAGTACATTCGGTTTGCTTTTATCACGGGAGTAAGCAAGTTTAGTAAAGTGTCTTTGTTCAGTGACTTGAACAATTTTATGGACATTACTATTCACCGAAATTTTTCAACCCTTTGTGGATATACTCACCAAGATGTGCTTACACACTTTGCCGATTATTTAGAAGGAGTGGATATAGAAAGAGTTAAGAAGTGGTACAATGGCTATTCTTGGAATACAAAAGCTGAAAGCGTGTATAATCCGTACGATATTTTGCTTTTTCTACATTCTCGGGAATACCGAAGTCATTGGTTTGAAACGGGTACGAGTTCATTTTTGATTGATTTGATAGAGAAAGGGAATTGTTATTTGCCGAGTTTAGAGAACACGGTGTCGGATGAACTTTTGTTGAGTACATTTGACATTGAGGATTTGTATCCCGAAGCGGTGTTGTGGCAAACAGGATATTTGACGATTAAAGAGGAGTTACAGGTATATGATACGATAGAGTACCGGTTAGGATATCCGAATTTTGAAGTAGAACAGTCATTAAACAGAGTGTTATTAAGGCATTATTTGAGGAGTTCTAAGAGTAAGTACAATCCTGTGGCAAGTGCAGTGGTTGGGATTTTGAGCAGTGGTGATATGCAGGGTTTGCGTAATCAACTTAATAGTTTGTTAAGTAGTGTCAGTTATACGTACAGCACAGTTGGGGATTTAGGGGCTTATGAAGGTTTTTATGCGAGTGTGTTGTATGCGTATTTTAAGGGGTTAGGGATAGAGAGTGTATCGGAGGATGTAACGAGTATAGGTCGGATAGATTTAACTCTTTTTGCTCATCCGCATATTTACATTTTTGAGTTCAAGATGAAACATCATGGTCAGGGGGCATTGGAACAGATAAGACACAAGCGATATTATGAGAAATACCTTTCAGAAGGTAGGATAATTTATTTAGTAGGGATAGTTTTTGATGTACAAACTCGTAATATCGCTCAATTTGAGTATGAAGTGATTTATCCATGAAAATAATTGTTTGAGTAATACAGAGCGTTATTTTAATTTTGTTAAAAAGTTTTATCAAGTATGAACTATTTTGAGTTTTATCAGATACCTGAGTCTTTTTTCATAGATGAAGTAGAACTACGTCAAAAATATCACCAGATTAGTAAGCATCTTCATCCTGACTTTTTCGGTACTGCTTCTGAAGCAGAGCAGCAGGTAGCTTTGGAAAAATCCACTTTGAATAATCAAGCTTATAAAACTTTAAGCAATCTAGCTTCTCGTATAGAGTATATTTTACAGATACACGGGCTATTAGAAAGTGCTCCCCCTCTTCCCCAAGATTTTTTAATGAAAATGATGGATATCAATGAAGCAATTGAGGAAGGTAGAAAAAACGAGGTGGAAGGGCATATTCTTTCTCTGCGTGAACAACTTTGGCAAGAAATTGAACCTATTTTGAAGAACTATACAAATAGTCAGAACAAAAAAGCAGATTTAGAAAAAGTAAGAGAGTACTACCTTAAAAATAAATACTTGGAACGATTATTAGAAAAATAATTAAGAAGATTTTTGAGGTTCGTAGCCTGCTTCTTTAAGTACCGTTAGCCAGTCCTGTGTTTTCATCAACTGGGATAGGGTTATTTCAGGGTGCTTTTCCATGTAGCTACGAATAATTCTGTATCCGATAAACATTGCTAACTGCCCTGGAGATTTATCACTATACCCTTTGGTAAAAGGTGCTGTTTCTACGTATTTACGAAAATCAGGTGCATTTTTGGAGTACAATTTACCAACCATGTCTTTCCAAATAAAGGCTTCGTTTTGATAAGCCCATTGCATTTTTGCCTTAGAACAAGAGAATATCAAAGTATCTTCGGCATTTTCTATCATATTTTGAGTAAAATAAGCTGCTGCACCCATTTTAAGCATAATCTCGGCAAAAGTAGGTTGTTGAGCAGTGTTAGACTTACTAAAATGGACACCTGCAAAGCGCCGCATGATGGTATAAGGAAGTGCCTTAAAGTTAAACCTTTGATGTAAATAGAGGGGAAATTTTTCATTTTTGTAGAACTTAAATGTATCTCCAAGGCAAAAATCCATAGAAACTGCAATGAAACTAGTGTCTACCACAACTTCCGCATCTTTTTCTAAACTAGAAACAAATAAAATAATTGGAGGAAGTTGTTTCTGTGGGTAAAAATAATGGTAACGTTTGGCTATAGGTAGCATAGCTTTTTGAATATCATAGTTACGCCAAGCTTTATCTATGCTAGCGTACATGTACCGCCAGTCAAAAAAGCCGCTCAATTCTTGCAGGGCAAAAATCAAATTTTCCAAAGACTTATTGTCTTTTTTCTTAAAAAATTGCTGAAGATAAATTCGGACTTTTTTAACCTCAGGACAATGGGCAGGTAACTTTTTCAAAGCACTGTCTAACTTTTTTAATCCAATATTTTCAAATACATACTTATCCTTAGTACGAAGCAATCGGCGTAAAACTTTATGCAAAGGCATAATATCACAATTTGGGTTAGCATGCTTATAGCTTTGAAAAGTCATCAGCCAACGTGCATCTGTACTGTCTATAGGCTTGCCTAAATTGATATACTTGACAATAAAACGTTCATACTTAGGAACCAGATGCGTTTTAATTAACTTTAATGGGTCTTGGGTAGTGTCTTTTTTCCATATCAAATACACACTATCCATAGCTAAATGAAAGTTGTGTACAATTACTTTTACACTGTCTTTCTGAGATTTAACCGCTTCTTTGACTTTTTCCTGGCGCTTCTCTTCGTTACTTTT
The nucleotide sequence above comes from Bacteroidia bacterium. Encoded proteins:
- a CDS encoding ATP-binding protein, whose protein sequence is MKKLPIGIQSFEKIRTQNYIYVDKTPFIEKMLNTAPYLFLSRPRRFGKSLLVDTLKCLFEGKKELFQGLYIYDKWDWNTKYPVIRLDFVPDKYTDPQTLSQKFTFLFKELYNYHQIPYFEDTLHSNQFQHLIKEVYKKYGQKVVILIDEYDKPIIDCLTEVEVAKANRMLLRSVYSVIKGSDEYIRFAFITGVSKFSKVSLFSDLNNFMDITIHRNFSTLCGYTHQDVLTHFADYLEGVDIERVKKWYNGYSWNTKAESVYNPYDILLFLHSREYRSHWFETGTSSFLIDLIEKGNCYLPSLENTVSDELLLSTFDIEDLYPEAVLWQTGYLTIKEELQVYDTIEYRLGYPNFEVEQSLNRVLLRHYLRSSKSKYNPVASAVVGILSSGDMQGLRNQLNSLLSSVSYTYSTVGDLGAYEGFYASVLYAYFKGLGIESVSEDVTSIGRIDLTLFAHPHIYIFEFKMKHHGQGALEQIRHKRYYEKYLSEGRIIYLVGIVFDVQTRNIAQFEYEVIYP
- the hscB gene encoding Fe-S protein assembly co-chaperone HscB yields the protein MNYFEFYQIPESFFIDEVELRQKYHQISKHLHPDFFGTASEAEQQVALEKSTLNNQAYKTLSNLASRIEYILQIHGLLESAPPLPQDFLMKMMDINEAIEEGRKNEVEGHILSLREQLWQEIEPILKNYTNSQNKKADLEKVREYYLKNKYLERLLEK